In one window of Macadamia integrifolia cultivar HAES 741 chromosome 2, SCU_Mint_v3, whole genome shotgun sequence DNA:
- the LOC122068131 gene encoding transmembrane protein 230 produces MTSRRNVQYSPLPVEEQRDYDGDRGREDDPRFGYTPKTLDRIPWKSIALALFLLCLGVMLLFLSFFIFTGHMGGDRSQAYGLLMLGILTFLPGFYETRVAYYSWRGAKGYRFSSIPNY; encoded by the exons ATGACTTCTAGGCGCAATGTTCAATACAGCCCTCTCCCTGTGGAGGAACAGAGGGATTATGATGGTGATAGGGGAAGGGAAGATGATCCTCGGTTTGGATACACTCCCAAGACCTTAGATAGGATCCCATGGAAGTCCATTGCCCTAGCACTTTTCCTCCTATGTCTTGGAGTGAtgcttctatttctttctttcttcatcttcacaGGCCACATGGGAGGTGACAGATCACAGGCCTATGGCCTCCTAATGCTTGGCATCCTCACCTTCCTTCCAG GCTTTTATGAGACCAGGGTTGCTTATTATTCATGGAGGGGTGCCAAAGGTTATCGATTTTCTTCAATCCCTAATTATTAA